The following are from one region of the Cupriavidus sp. D39 genome:
- a CDS encoding VOC family protein: MSGYRTGTICLASSTKAQAVPLSLLRPPYGPWRWSLPRLVRCPVAAYFQANRARGLRPEAAPRDAEWGERYFHISDPDGHELSFAKLLAAA, from the coding sequence ATGTCCGGATATCGCACCGGCACGATCTGCCTGGCGAGCTCGACGAAAGCACAAGCAGTTCCATTGTCGCTTCTCCGTCCGCCATACGGCCCGTGGAGATGGTCACTCCCCCGACTAGTTCGTTGTCCTGTCGCGGCTTACTTCCAAGCGAATCGAGCACGGGGGCTGCGTCCCGAAGCCGCCCCGCGCGATGCTGAATGGGGCGAGCGGTATTTTCACATCAGCGATCCCGACGGTCATGAGTTGAGCTTCGCGAAACTGTTAGCGGCGGCGTAG